In one window of Vibrio sp. DW001 DNA:
- a CDS encoding HDOD domain-containing protein: MEYSYVARQPILDTEKNTVAYELLFRDGPRNSFPEIEPEKATNRLLSDQFLGSEYRAIGDKLGFVNFPYESLINQVPTLFPKDKIVVEILESCKPTDELLAAIIALKNKGYKLALDDFVPSPAWKRFLPHIQIIKFDIQIVPIIKAKKFIERLKGSKIEFLAEKVETYQEYQDAIAAGFTYFQGYFFSRPEMIQQKSIKPSILTVVQLCKAIATEEVNYTEIERIVAADVTLSYKLLRYVNSSALLSSQIQSFRQALAYLGEGKLRKFVSLVAIASTEASKPESLYSLSIQRARYCELITLCADRKDQSSQAFLTGIFSLLDSLLDQSLETIVDSIPIDDAIKNALLSHEGELGNILKLAIAYEHADWETVNDISDLLQIDKECLAESYGQAIEWTEELFSKPS; this comes from the coding sequence ATGGAATACTCATACGTTGCTCGTCAACCAATATTAGACACTGAAAAAAACACCGTCGCTTATGAGCTTCTTTTTCGGGATGGCCCTAGAAACTCCTTTCCCGAAATTGAACCAGAAAAAGCGACCAACAGACTGCTTTCAGATCAGTTCTTAGGCTCAGAGTATCGTGCAATTGGAGACAAACTAGGCTTTGTTAATTTCCCTTACGAAAGCTTGATTAATCAAGTACCTACTCTTTTTCCAAAAGATAAAATTGTTGTAGAAATATTAGAAAGTTGCAAGCCAACGGATGAACTACTTGCGGCTATTATTGCGCTTAAAAATAAAGGGTACAAACTTGCGTTAGATGACTTTGTCCCTAGCCCCGCTTGGAAGCGTTTTCTTCCTCATATCCAGATTATAAAATTTGATATTCAGATTGTTCCTATCATTAAAGCCAAAAAATTCATTGAACGCTTAAAAGGTTCAAAGATAGAGTTTCTCGCAGAAAAGGTCGAAACATACCAGGAATATCAGGACGCGATAGCGGCCGGTTTTACCTATTTCCAAGGCTACTTCTTTAGTCGGCCAGAGATGATCCAGCAGAAATCGATCAAGCCCTCGATTCTGACGGTGGTTCAGCTTTGCAAGGCCATTGCCACAGAAGAGGTCAACTACACTGAAATAGAACGAATTGTGGCCGCAGATGTGACGTTATCTTACAAACTGCTACGTTATGTTAACTCCTCCGCCCTTCTGTCTTCTCAGATTCAATCGTTTCGCCAAGCACTCGCGTATTTGGGCGAAGGAAAATTAAGAAAATTTGTTTCGCTTGTTGCGATTGCTTCAACAGAAGCATCCAAACCTGAGTCGTTATATAGTTTATCTATACAGCGTGCTAGATATTGCGAACTCATTACTCTATGTGCAGACAGAAAAGATCAATCTAGCCAAGCTTTTTTAACGGGTATATTCTCACTACTCGACTCTTTGCTCGATCAATCTTTAGAAACGATTGTTGATTCCATACCAATTGATGATGCCATTAAAAATGCGCTGCTATCTCACGAAGGTGAACTAGGCAATATACTGAAACTCGCTATTGCTTATGAGCACGCTGATTGGGAAACTGTAAATGACATAAGTGATCTTTTACAGATTGATAAAGAGTGCCTTGCAGAGAGTTATGGGCAAGCAATAGAATGGACTGAAGAGCTATTTAGTAAGCCCAGTTAA
- the lpxH gene encoding UDP-2,3-diacylglucosamine diphosphatase yields MTTLFISDLHLTPSRPDITESFMTFMTTQAVKADALYVLGDLFEFWIGDDDDSDFSSAIKTLFKTLVNSGVPCFFIQGNRDFLIGKRFEKETGMTLLDEVCAIDLYGERVVILHGDTLCTDDVKYQAYREKVHQPWIQWVYNHLPLFVKKKIVSKVQSDIGEEKKEKSLEIMDVNQDAVEAVLKQYGTNLMIHGHTHRPDIHNFSVEGAKYTRIVLGDWYTQSSILSFDKDAYSLQNNSHMKNERRNVSNLNDSNML; encoded by the coding sequence ATGACTACTTTATTTATATCTGATCTCCATCTCACCCCTTCTCGACCTGACATTACTGAAAGCTTTATGACTTTCATGACGACACAAGCCGTAAAAGCCGATGCTTTATATGTATTAGGTGACTTGTTTGAGTTTTGGATAGGTGACGATGATGATAGTGACTTTAGCAGCGCTATTAAGACGCTATTTAAAACACTGGTGAACTCTGGTGTTCCTTGCTTTTTCATTCAAGGAAATCGTGATTTCCTAATCGGTAAACGCTTTGAAAAAGAAACTGGAATGACGCTATTGGACGAGGTTTGTGCCATCGACCTATATGGTGAACGAGTAGTCATTCTACACGGTGATACGTTATGCACGGATGATGTTAAGTACCAAGCTTATAGAGAAAAGGTACACCAACCTTGGATCCAGTGGGTGTATAATCACCTCCCACTGTTTGTTAAGAAAAAGATTGTCTCTAAAGTTCAATCCGACATTGGTGAAGAGAAAAAAGAGAAATCTCTAGAGATCATGGATGTAAACCAAGATGCTGTTGAAGCGGTATTAAAACAGTATGGCACCAACCTAATGATTCACGGCCACACCCATAGACCAGACATACATAATTTTTCTGTTGAAGGGGCAAAATACACTCGAATTGTATTGGGTGATTGGTATACACAGAGCTCAATTTTGAGTTTTGACAAAGACGCCTATTCTTTGCAAAATAATTCGCATATGAAAAACGAACGTAGAAACGTATCGAATCTAAACGATAGTAATATGTTATAG
- a CDS encoding peptidylprolyl isomerase: protein MIILHTNFGDIKVQLNEEKAPETSANFLQYCRDGFYDNTLFHRVIDGFMVQGGGMTSGLKEKPTRATIKNEASNGLTNNIGTLAMARTMEPHSASSQFFINVNNNTFLDFKSESMDGWGYCVFAEVVDGMDIVNKIKAVSTGTMGMHQDVPLEEVLITGTTIEE, encoded by the coding sequence ATGATCATCCTTCACACTAATTTTGGTGACATCAAAGTACAGCTTAACGAAGAGAAAGCACCAGAAACTAGCGCGAATTTCCTACAATATTGTCGTGATGGTTTTTACGATAACACTCTTTTTCACCGCGTAATTGATGGTTTCATGGTTCAAGGCGGAGGCATGACATCTGGTTTAAAAGAAAAACCGACTCGTGCGACAATTAAAAATGAAGCGAGCAATGGCCTAACCAATAACATTGGTACATTAGCAATGGCCCGTACGATGGAACCGCATTCTGCAAGTTCTCAGTTTTTTATCAACGTTAACAACAACACGTTTTTGGATTTTAAATCAGAAAGCATGGACGGTTGGGGTTACTGCGTATTTGCTGAAGTGGTCGATGGCATGGATATCGTTAATAAAATAAAAGCGGTAAGCACTGGTACTATGGGTATGCATCAAGACGTACCGCTAGAAGAAGTGCTTATCACTGGAACGACAATCGAAGAGTAA
- a CDS encoding YchJ family protein, which produces MSHCPCGSTKPYSDCCKLIHDNHALAVIPEQLMRARYSAHTLKLIDFVIKTYHSSCNAEGEKKDIVESVVMDWQRLEIIEAPLPKDNTGFVEFKAYLLDQGVEHCMHERSRFIKEQGYWYYIDGEFPAEHTEKVGRNDPCVCGSGKKFKKCCG; this is translated from the coding sequence ATGTCTCACTGCCCTTGTGGAAGCACCAAGCCTTATAGTGATTGCTGTAAACTTATACACGACAACCATGCTTTAGCGGTCATACCTGAGCAGCTTATGCGCGCGCGATATAGCGCCCATACGTTGAAACTTATTGATTTTGTTATTAAAACTTATCATTCAAGCTGCAACGCCGAAGGCGAAAAAAAAGACATTGTAGAATCAGTGGTTATGGACTGGCAAAGGTTAGAAATAATTGAAGCGCCGCTTCCAAAAGACAACACGGGGTTCGTCGAGTTTAAAGCCTATCTGTTAGATCAAGGTGTAGAACATTGCATGCACGAACGCTCTCGTTTCATAAAGGAGCAAGGCTACTGGTATTATATTGATGGGGAGTTTCCAGCAGAACATACTGAGAAGGTAGGTCGCAATGACCC